A single region of the Oncorhynchus kisutch isolate 150728-3 linkage group LG30, Okis_V2, whole genome shotgun sequence genome encodes:
- the sdr39u1 gene encoding epimerase family protein SDR39U1 has protein sequence MRVLIGGGSGFVGRELTCLLKNKGHEVTIISRQPGLGKITWGELESGGLPPCEAAVNLSGENLMNPLRWWNEGYRKDLFSSRVDTTTILSQAIAGSPSPPHAWVLVTGVACYKPSLTAQYTEDSEWTPFDLLSRLVKEWEWAGRLPENIAQNTRQVVIRPGVVLGRDGGAMKQMMTPFWLGLGGTLGSGRQPFPWIHVSDLAGIIAHALVPFPDTPSSAVPQVFNGVAPALNTNYEFTKELGRVLRRPTVFPVPGFVIEALMGSERAIVLTQGQKVEPKRTLESGFQYQYPDLSSALKEIVGR, from the exons ATGAGAGTGTTAATAG GAGGAGGATCTGGGTTTGTGGGAAGAGAGCTGACTTGTTTACTCAAGAACAAAGGTCATGAAGTCACAATAATATCTCGACAGCCAGGTCTGGGAAAGATCACATGG GGTGAATTGGAGTCTGGTGGCCTCCCACCATGTGAGGCTGCTGTCAATCTGTCTGGGGAGAATCTTATGAACCCACTGCGATG GTGGAATGAGGGTTATAGGAAGGATCTGTTCTCCAGTCGGGTTGACACAACCACAATTCTGTCTCAAGCCATTGCTGGGTCCCCCAGTCCCCCTCATGCTTGGGTCCTTGTCACAGGTGTAG CATGTTATAAACccagtctaacagctcagtacaCAGAAGACAGTGAGTGGACGCCATTTGACCTCCTGTCAAGACTGGTGAAGGAATGGGAGTGGGCGGGGCGTCTTCCTGAAAACATTGCACAGAATACCAGACAAGTAGTAATCAGACCAG GGGTAGTACTGGGCCGTGATGGTGGGGCCATGAAGCAGATGATGACTCCTTTCTGGCTAGGCCTTGGAGGCACGTTGGGGTCTGGCAGACAACCATTCCCCTGGATCCATGTCTCTGACCTGGCTGGAATCATCGCTCATGCCCTGGTGCCCTTTCCCGACACCCCCTCCTCTGCTGTCCCTCAAGTGTTTAACGGTGTTGCCCCAGCACTGAACACCAATTACGAGTTCACCAAAGAGCTGGGCCGGGTTCTGAGGAGACCCACTGTCTTCCCTGTGCCTGGATTTGTCATTGAAGCCCTAATGGGTTCAGAGAGAGCCATAGTGCTAACCCAGGGTCAGAAAGTAGAACCCAAGAGGACTCTGGAGTCAGGCTTTCAGTACCAGTACCCAGACCTGAGCTCTGCCCTGAAGGAGATTGTTGGGCGCTAG
- the mettl17 gene encoding methyltransferase-like protein 17, mitochondrial isoform X1 produces MAFRAYGARVLYQRVVAVRIMYRALSAEVHPQSHADFLKGAPHRKHPGVTNLKTLRLPDELQKAAQAIIHGTEVSGLVDKARSLTNFLWSRKRAPEDVTLRERAMALEKNLWEKTKEKGGDVDLQLLKTQITKKVLSDLRKITYHWSPMRYDEELGVVYMVAKLAGGYAAVKRVLNEIKKRDPSFSPHSLLDFGSGLGTAVWASHSFWGDTLKEMVCVDNSGAMNTIADRLLRGSSEKDEPVIKQVYFRQFLPVSPKVQFDLVVGAFSLSELASQKEREDAILTLWRKTSSYLVLVENGTKEGHQILMDARDILLKKQERAAHDPRRPSVFAPCPHESPCPKLFQLPLVPCNFSQAYIPLPLPGAPDRLTERFSYLVLSRTDWAGGEGLDWARLTAPVLRRPRHVHCQVCCSSGEIKRVVVTAHRHGRDVYRCARSSDWGDQLPIIQPEDDSSNLD; encoded by the exons ATGGCTTTTCGAGCTTATGGTGCGCGTGTCCTTTATCAAAGGGTGGTTGCTGTGAGGATAATGTACAGA GCACTAAGTGCAGAAGTGCATCCCCAATCCCATGCAGACTTCCTAAAAGGTGCTCCCCACAGGAAACACCCAGGGGTGACAAATCTGAAGACACTGCGCCTGCCAGATGAACTCCAGAAAGCAGCACAAGCTATCATTCATG GCACAGAAGTGAGTGGGTTGGTTGACAAAGCACGCAGTCTCACCAACTTCCTGTGGAGCAGGAAAAGAGCACCTGAGGATGTAACACTAAGGGAAAGAGCCATGGCCCTGGAGAAGAATCTGTGGGAGAAGACAAAAGAGAAGGGTGGAG ATGTAGATCTTCAACTGCTGAAGACCCAAATCACAAAGAAAGTGCTCTCCGATCTCAGGAAGATAACATACCACTGGTCCCCTATGAG GTATGATGAAGAGTTGGGTGTGGTGTACATGGTTGCTAAGCTGGCAGGTGGCTACGCTGCAGTGAAAAGAGTTCTAAATGAG ATAAAGAAAAGAgatccctccttctcccctcattcTCTCCTGGACTTTGGTTCAGGATTAGGAACAGCTGTCTG GGCATCACACTCATTTTGGGGTGATACGTTGAAGGAGATGGTGTGTGTCGACAATTCTGGGGCAATGAACACTATAGCAGATCGCCTTCTCAGAG GCAGCAGCGAAAAAGATGAGCCTGTCATCAAACAAGTATACTTCCGTCAGTTCCTTCCTGTCTCCCCTAAG GTGCAATTTGATCTGGTGGTGGGGGCCTTTTCTCTGTCAGAATTGGCCAGTCAAAAGGAGAGGGAAGATGCCATACTCACTTTGTGGAGAAAGACCAGCTCTTATCTG GTGCTGGTAGAAAATGGGACCAAAGAGGGCCACCAGATACTTATGGATGCCAGAGACATACTACTTAAG AAACAAGAAAGAGCAGCCCATGACCCTAGAAGACCATCTGTGTTCGCCCCA TGTCCTCATGAATCACCTTGTCCCAAGCTGTTCCAACTGCCCTTAGTACCCTGCAACTTCTCTCAAGCCTACATCCCACTCCCTTTACCTGGG GCTCCAGACCGACTGACCGAGAGGTTCAGCTACCTGGTTCTGTCAAGAACAGACTGGGCAGGTGGAGAGGGGCTGGACTGGGCCAGGCTCACAGCACCAGTGCTGCGCAGGCCGAGACACGTTCACTGTCAGGTCTGCTGCTCTAGTGGAGAGATTAAACGGGTTGTGGTGACAGCCCATCGACATGGCAG AGACGTATATCGCTGTGCCCGGAGTAGTGATTGGGGAGATCAACTGCCAATCATTCAGCCAGAGGATGACTCAAGTAATTTAGACTGA
- the mettl17 gene encoding methyltransferase-like protein 17, mitochondrial isoform X2, protein MAFRAYGARVLYQRVVAVRIMYRALSAEVHPQSHADFLKGAPHRKHPGVTNLKTLRLPDELQKAAQAIIHGTEVSGLVDKARSLTNFLWSRKRAPEDVTLRERAMALEKNLWEKTKEKGGDLQLLKTQITKKVLSDLRKITYHWSPMRYDEELGVVYMVAKLAGGYAAVKRVLNEIKKRDPSFSPHSLLDFGSGLGTAVWASHSFWGDTLKEMVCVDNSGAMNTIADRLLRGSSEKDEPVIKQVYFRQFLPVSPKVQFDLVVGAFSLSELASQKEREDAILTLWRKTSSYLVLVENGTKEGHQILMDARDILLKKQERAAHDPRRPSVFAPCPHESPCPKLFQLPLVPCNFSQAYIPLPLPGAPDRLTERFSYLVLSRTDWAGGEGLDWARLTAPVLRRPRHVHCQVCCSSGEIKRVVVTAHRHGRDVYRCARSSDWGDQLPIIQPEDDSSNLD, encoded by the exons ATGGCTTTTCGAGCTTATGGTGCGCGTGTCCTTTATCAAAGGGTGGTTGCTGTGAGGATAATGTACAGA GCACTAAGTGCAGAAGTGCATCCCCAATCCCATGCAGACTTCCTAAAAGGTGCTCCCCACAGGAAACACCCAGGGGTGACAAATCTGAAGACACTGCGCCTGCCAGATGAACTCCAGAAAGCAGCACAAGCTATCATTCATG GCACAGAAGTGAGTGGGTTGGTTGACAAAGCACGCAGTCTCACCAACTTCCTGTGGAGCAGGAAAAGAGCACCTGAGGATGTAACACTAAGGGAAAGAGCCATGGCCCTGGAGAAGAATCTGTGGGAGAAGACAAAAGAGAAGGGTGGAG ATCTTCAACTGCTGAAGACCCAAATCACAAAGAAAGTGCTCTCCGATCTCAGGAAGATAACATACCACTGGTCCCCTATGAG GTATGATGAAGAGTTGGGTGTGGTGTACATGGTTGCTAAGCTGGCAGGTGGCTACGCTGCAGTGAAAAGAGTTCTAAATGAG ATAAAGAAAAGAgatccctccttctcccctcattcTCTCCTGGACTTTGGTTCAGGATTAGGAACAGCTGTCTG GGCATCACACTCATTTTGGGGTGATACGTTGAAGGAGATGGTGTGTGTCGACAATTCTGGGGCAATGAACACTATAGCAGATCGCCTTCTCAGAG GCAGCAGCGAAAAAGATGAGCCTGTCATCAAACAAGTATACTTCCGTCAGTTCCTTCCTGTCTCCCCTAAG GTGCAATTTGATCTGGTGGTGGGGGCCTTTTCTCTGTCAGAATTGGCCAGTCAAAAGGAGAGGGAAGATGCCATACTCACTTTGTGGAGAAAGACCAGCTCTTATCTG GTGCTGGTAGAAAATGGGACCAAAGAGGGCCACCAGATACTTATGGATGCCAGAGACATACTACTTAAG AAACAAGAAAGAGCAGCCCATGACCCTAGAAGACCATCTGTGTTCGCCCCA TGTCCTCATGAATCACCTTGTCCCAAGCTGTTCCAACTGCCCTTAGTACCCTGCAACTTCTCTCAAGCCTACATCCCACTCCCTTTACCTGGG GCTCCAGACCGACTGACCGAGAGGTTCAGCTACCTGGTTCTGTCAAGAACAGACTGGGCAGGTGGAGAGGGGCTGGACTGGGCCAGGCTCACAGCACCAGTGCTGCGCAGGCCGAGACACGTTCACTGTCAGGTCTGCTGCTCTAGTGGAGAGATTAAACGGGTTGTGGTGACAGCCCATCGACATGGCAG AGACGTATATCGCTGTGCCCGGAGTAGTGATTGGGGAGATCAACTGCCAATCATTCAGCCAGAGGATGACTCAAGTAATTTAGACTGA